A genomic segment from Candidatus Cloacimonas sp. encodes:
- the queA gene encoding tRNA preQ1(34) S-adenosylmethionine ribosyltransferase-isomerase QueA translates to MSIDFLATKTYDYSLPQELIAQYPPEQRTSSRLMHIKKNTGQIAHRVFTDILDILNKGDLVIINSSKVFPARLFAKKENGSEIEVLLLNQIDDLKWKCLVSPGKRLKKPQTLYFSDNLNAYISEGDSEGLRIIKFYCKTNFWDEINRIGHIPLPPYIERSDTISDRERYQTVYAKNIGSVAAPTAGFHFDESIIEKLKKKGVLFSEVILHIGIGTFRPVKVERITEHRMHSEFVTIPERTASAINEAKKEGRRVVCIGTTSVRSVESFWQDNEMKSGSQWTDIFIYPGYQFKVTDALLTNFHLPKSTLLMMISAFGGFEIIQKAYQIAINERYHFFSYGDAMFIED, encoded by the coding sequence ATGAGTATAGATTTTTTAGCCACCAAAACATACGATTATTCATTACCGCAGGAATTAATAGCTCAATATCCGCCTGAGCAAAGAACTTCTTCTCGCTTGATGCACATTAAGAAAAATACTGGCCAAATAGCACATCGCGTTTTTACGGATATTTTGGATATTCTGAACAAGGGAGATCTTGTTATTATAAATAGTAGCAAGGTTTTTCCTGCCCGCCTTTTTGCCAAAAAAGAAAACGGTTCTGAAATTGAGGTCTTATTATTAAATCAAATTGATGATCTGAAATGGAAATGTTTGGTTTCGCCAGGTAAAAGATTGAAAAAGCCACAAACGCTATATTTTTCCGATAATCTAAATGCCTATATCAGTGAAGGTGATAGCGAGGGATTAAGGATAATCAAGTTCTATTGTAAAACTAACTTTTGGGACGAAATTAATCGTATTGGGCATATACCTTTACCTCCCTATATAGAACGAAGTGATACTATTTCAGATAGAGAAAGATATCAAACCGTTTATGCAAAAAATATTGGCTCCGTGGCAGCTCCAACTGCAGGATTTCATTTTGATGAGAGTATAATAGAAAAGCTTAAAAAGAAAGGAGTTCTTTTCAGTGAAGTTATTCTGCATATAGGTATCGGGACCTTTCGGCCCGTTAAAGTAGAAAGGATAACCGAACATCGTATGCATTCCGAATTTGTTACAATTCCTGAAAGGACTGCCTCAGCCATAAATGAAGCTAAAAAAGAAGGAAGAAGAGTTGTTTGCATTGGCACGACCAGTGTTCGGAGCGTTGAAAGTTTTTGGCAGGATAATGAGATGAAAAGTGGCTCACAATGGACAGATATTTTTATCTATCCTGGCTATCAATTTAAAGTCACAGATGCTTTGCTAACCAATTTCCATCTTCCCAAATCTACTTTACTGATGATGATTTCTGCCTTTGGCGGTTTTGAAATAATACAAAAAGCATATCAGATAGCCATAAATGAAAGATATCATTTTTTTAGTTATGGCGATGCTATGTTTATTGAGGATTAA
- a CDS encoding biotin--[acetyl-CoA-carboxylase] ligase has product MRNYYYYDKLDSTMLEYQRLKEINDLPLVVRVGTQDDGIGRANHIWLSPPGGLWFTFDYEYTKALPSFSLYLGFCIHKCLVSLFEPLNGKLKIKWTNDIIYGGRKLGGILCHYLAGKRTYVIGIGLNTNNEIDSELGKLGATNLKDVLGFEISNSELCRQIIFSVEDNCKYMEDEMVYLTYCNENLFGRDRRALVESGGINIEAEITGIAPSGALLIRNDWGDLISVHTGSIIDFLD; this is encoded by the coding sequence ATGCGAAACTATTATTACTATGACAAATTGGACAGCACTATGCTGGAATATCAACGCCTGAAGGAAATTAATGATCTGCCTTTGGTAGTTCGAGTTGGAACTCAAGATGACGGCATAGGTAGAGCAAATCATATTTGGCTCTCACCTCCCGGTGGATTATGGTTTACTTTTGACTATGAATATACGAAAGCATTGCCTTCTTTTTCTCTCTATCTTGGCTTTTGTATTCACAAGTGCTTGGTATCGTTGTTTGAACCGCTTAATGGGAAATTGAAAATAAAATGGACGAATGATATTATTTATGGAGGACGAAAATTAGGCGGGATTCTCTGTCATTATTTAGCTGGGAAAAGAACTTATGTTATAGGAATTGGATTAAATACAAACAACGAAATTGATTCCGAACTGGGAAAACTTGGCGCAACAAATCTGAAAGATGTGCTTGGCTTTGAAATCTCCAATAGCGAGTTGTGTCGTCAAATTATCTTTTCCGTGGAAGATAATTGTAAATATATGGAAGATGAAATGGTTTATCTTACTTACTGCAATGAAAATCTTTTTGGCAGAGATCGTCGCGCTTTAGTAGAATCGGGAGGCATAAATATCGAAGCCGAAATTACTGGGATCGCTCCCAGCGGAGCATTATTGATCAGAAATGATTGGGGAGACCTGATTTCAGTTCATACAGGTTCAATCATTGACTTTCTGGATTAA
- a CDS encoding tetratricopeptide repeat protein — translation MKKWMLIALIAVFLLVGCTVNRSVPQTEETKPYTGVVTKVAILPLKTMDSSSRYIQKILTVRDLAYVFAKYPQFSLLDMDQVAQQFKLSGYQDVEDLEIEEMKEIAEMTACDILAMGSITSVSNDQYALSMRFFSVKTDELTQLDFSVPKQREKRWDILEKSFITKLEDVVSNEVNKIYNIALNYYSNGNYPEAEKNLKTALGLNPELKDAYYYLGSIYYKEGKNDLAIQNLELNLVKNPQHILTLTTLIDIYEKTNQPNNRLATMEKLALITENEEMWLTIGNLYAEKNDLLKAENALKKAIELKPDFTEAKTRLALLLYDNNRYEEAIPYLEILFEQFPENDLIASRLATAYQKAKRLDDAIAKYEVLIKNNPKNALAYLSVVNLYRLKASETTDPAIIASINKKSIDTLNALITNQPSNALAYMNMAAIYLGQNKFQEAETYALQTIQRDPTLYLPYVYLATVYQNKGTVDYNRFIDLEKQAAQAVGTKAKTLKTQRDNAKTSAAANFKKSLDYLNNAKVRATSQEAVSDINSRIARVNQLINQVSSTY, via the coding sequence ATGAAAAAATGGATGCTGATTGCGCTTATAGCTGTGTTTTTGCTGGTTGGATGCACAGTTAATCGCTCAGTCCCACAAACAGAAGAAACCAAACCTTATACGGGAGTAGTAACAAAAGTTGCTATCCTTCCTCTTAAGACGATGGATTCTTCCAGTCGCTACATACAAAAAATATTAACTGTCCGTGATCTTGCTTATGTTTTCGCCAAATATCCTCAATTTTCTCTTTTGGATATGGACCAAGTTGCTCAACAATTCAAGCTTTCCGGTTATCAGGATGTAGAAGATCTGGAAATTGAAGAAATGAAAGAAATTGCTGAGATGACCGCTTGTGATATTTTGGCTATGGGCAGCATAACAAGTGTTAGTAATGACCAATATGCTTTATCAATGAGGTTTTTCAGCGTTAAAACAGATGAACTTACTCAGCTGGATTTTAGCGTTCCCAAGCAAAGAGAAAAGCGTTGGGATATATTAGAAAAATCATTTATCACTAAACTGGAAGATGTTGTATCCAATGAAGTGAATAAAATTTACAATATCGCATTGAATTATTACTCAAACGGCAATTATCCGGAAGCGGAAAAGAATCTTAAAACTGCCTTGGGACTAAATCCTGAATTGAAAGATGCTTATTATTATCTTGGTTCAATTTATTACAAAGAAGGTAAAAACGATTTAGCTATCCAAAATTTGGAATTGAATCTGGTAAAAAATCCCCAACATATACTTACTTTAACTACTCTTATTGATATTTATGAAAAGACCAATCAGCCAAATAACCGACTTGCGACTATGGAAAAATTGGCTCTTATCACTGAAAATGAAGAAATGTGGTTAACCATAGGTAATTTGTATGCAGAAAAAAATGATCTGTTAAAAGCAGAAAATGCACTGAAAAAAGCTATCGAATTAAAACCGGATTTTACGGAAGCAAAAACTCGTCTGGCATTGTTGTTATATGATAATAATCGTTATGAAGAGGCAATTCCTTATCTGGAGATTTTGTTTGAACAGTTTCCTGAAAATGATCTCATTGCCAGTCGTTTAGCCACTGCATACCAAAAAGCCAAGCGTCTTGATGATGCCATTGCCAAGTATGAAGTATTGATTAAAAATAATCCTAAAAATGCTCTTGCCTATCTTAGCGTTGTTAATCTCTATCGTTTGAAGGCATCTGAAACTACGGATCCGGCAATCATTGCTTCCATCAATAAGAAATCGATTGATACTTTAAATGCTCTCATCACCAATCAACCATCTAACGCATTGGCTTATATGAATATGGCAGCTATTTATCTGGGACAAAATAAATTCCAGGAAGCAGAGACCTATGCTCTTCAAACTATCCAAAGAGATCCAACTCTTTATCTGCCTTATGTTTATCTGGCCACTGTCTATCAAAATAAAGGAACTGTTGATTATAACCGCTTTATAGATCTGGAAAAACAAGCTGCTCAAGCAGTTGGAACCAAAGCTAAAACTTTAAAAACTCAACGCGATAATGCCAAAACTTCTGCTGCTGCCAATTTTAAAAAATCATTAGATTATTTAAATAACGCCAAAGTTCGCGCTACTTCTCAAGAAGCTGTTAGCGATATCAATAGCAGAATTGCAAGAGTAAATCAATTAATCAATCAGGTATCATCCACTTATTAA
- the panC gene encoding pantoate--beta-alanine ligase, with product MQIINSVQQMQDISRGWNKNDKIGFVPTMGYFHRGHLSLVSEANKHCDKTIVSIFVNPSQFGPNEDFISYPRDLQRDVSLLQEYKVDYVFHPSPEEMYPENYKTWVNVEGISSILCGASRPGHFKGVSTVVLKLVNIIKPQLMFMGEKDFQQITVLKTMLKDLNLETKIFPCPIIREPDGLAMSSRNIYLSKEQRQQALCLNRAIKQAQEQFERGLLDTNILKKNAEELIGQAGGQIDYISFVEPISLQAVTQAQKDTRILLAVYIGKTRLIDNAALGIDSE from the coding sequence GGAATAAGAATGATAAAATTGGTTTTGTCCCCACGATGGGTTACTTTCACAGAGGTCATTTATCGCTTGTATCCGAAGCAAATAAACATTGTGATAAAACCATTGTATCCATTTTTGTAAATCCTTCGCAGTTTGGACCGAATGAGGATTTTATCAGTTATCCACGCGATTTACAAAGAGATGTGTCATTATTACAAGAGTATAAAGTAGATTATGTTTTTCATCCTTCTCCAGAAGAAATGTATCCAGAAAACTATAAAACCTGGGTAAATGTGGAAGGCATTAGTTCCATTCTTTGTGGAGCAAGCCGTCCCGGGCATTTTAAGGGAGTTTCAACAGTAGTTTTAAAACTGGTAAACATTATTAAGCCCCAATTGATGTTTATGGGTGAAAAGGACTTTCAGCAGATTACAGTATTAAAAACAATGCTAAAAGATCTGAATTTAGAGACAAAAATATTCCCCTGTCCCATCATCAGAGAGCCCGATGGATTAGCAATGAGCAGTAGAAATATTTATTTATCCAAAGAACAAAGGCAGCAGGCATTATGCCTGAATAGAGCTATCAAACAAGCACAAGAACAATTTGAACGGGGTTTATTAGATACAAATATATTAAAGAAAAACGCAGAAGAATTGATCGGACAAGCTGGTGGACAGATTGATTATATTAGTTTCGTAGAACCAATATCATTACAAGCAGTTACACAAGCTCAAAAGGATACGCGAATTTTACTGGCAGTTTATATCGGAAAGACCCGTTTAATTGACAATGCCGCATTAGGAATTGATTCTGAATAA